In a genomic window of Candidatus Chazhemtobacterium aquaticus:
- a CDS encoding SpoIID/LytB domain-containing protein yields the protein MRWRVILVLLLVGLLGWLTKPVVAETNCEGLGGEPLYECLGRQITDLSKALADSKAATAPLESEVNRLEREIASIQRQIGAAEDRLDDLADEIEDREKDLAVQYLLLAEKTKGYYKRMRTSSGAVEWLLAVGSGELQQELGYREVAVNQDRVMIASLAEEIAGLESDRADLEASKTRLSGLQASLDKEADFFKKEIAGAKEYQKSLEGKIASLSALQQSVLSAKAETFSTTVGDVPLADDYNASIEGFRNSAPGGSFAVFSFGAPHFKGMSQYGAYGRAKAGQSAEEILKAYYGNVRIETVDTSFSINTSVGSLPFEDNYMRGISEMPSSWADKGGMAALEAQAIAARSYALSYVGWRMGNRSASGSICTTESCQVYRSSKVGDAKWGEAVNNTKGKILVSNNTGEIISAWYASTSGGYQESYQTLGHTTPGFWDAEGGRSGWTSNAWESRAGSPWFYKAWYKSRSGDMCGRDNPWLSGEEMADIINAWVVVYQRGESDDRVTPIGSCWGGNPYSISELKSKGGYGRVTGVSVTYRDDGVTDSVNFQTDKGSISIKGEEFYKAFNLRAPGRVAVKSGLFNIESK from the coding sequence ATGAGATGGAGAGTAATACTAGTGTTGCTATTGGTGGGTTTGCTGGGTTGGTTGACGAAGCCGGTGGTGGCAGAAACAAATTGTGAGGGTTTGGGAGGTGAGCCGCTGTATGAATGTTTAGGCAGGCAGATTACCGACTTGTCTAAAGCCTTGGCAGATAGCAAGGCAGCGACGGCACCACTAGAGTCTGAAGTAAATAGGTTGGAGAGAGAGATTGCTTCAATTCAGAGGCAGATTGGAGCTGCGGAAGATAGGCTGGATGATTTAGCGGATGAGATAGAGGATAGGGAGAAAGATTTGGCGGTTCAGTACCTGCTGTTGGCTGAGAAAACAAAAGGATATTACAAGAGGATGAGGACTTCTTCAGGAGCAGTAGAGTGGTTGTTGGCGGTGGGGAGTGGTGAGTTGCAGCAAGAGTTGGGTTATCGGGAGGTGGCAGTGAATCAGGACAGGGTGATGATTGCATCATTAGCGGAGGAGATTGCAGGGCTCGAGTCTGATAGGGCTGATTTGGAGGCAAGTAAAACGAGGTTGTCGGGGTTGCAAGCGAGTTTGGATAAGGAGGCGGATTTCTTTAAGAAAGAGATTGCGGGGGCGAAGGAGTATCAGAAGAGTTTGGAGGGTAAGATTGCGAGTTTGTCAGCTTTACAACAATCGGTTTTGTCAGCAAAGGCAGAGACGTTTAGTACGACCGTAGGTGATGTGCCGTTGGCGGATGATTACAACGCTTCAATAGAGGGTTTTCGGAATTCAGCTCCTGGAGGAAGTTTTGCAGTATTTTCTTTTGGAGCGCCCCATTTTAAGGGAATGAGTCAGTATGGAGCCTATGGGAGGGCTAAGGCTGGACAATCAGCGGAAGAGATTTTAAAGGCTTATTACGGGAATGTAAGGATTGAGACGGTTGATACAAGTTTTTCGATCAATACCTCGGTTGGGAGCTTGCCTTTTGAGGATAATTATATGAGAGGAATTTCAGAGATGCCCTCTTCTTGGGCGGATAAAGGAGGGATGGCGGCGTTAGAGGCACAGGCGATTGCGGCAAGAAGCTATGCGTTGTCATATGTGGGGTGGCGGATGGGAAACAGATCAGCGTCTGGTTCGATTTGTACAACAGAGAGTTGTCAGGTCTATCGATCAAGCAAGGTGGGGGACGCTAAGTGGGGGGAGGCAGTGAATAATACTAAGGGCAAGATTTTGGTGAGTAACAATACGGGGGAGATTATTAGTGCATGGTATGCCAGCACGTCAGGAGGATATCAGGAGTCTTATCAGACATTGGGTCACACAACGCCGGGGTTTTGGGATGCTGAGGGAGGAAGGAGTGGTTGGACGTCAAATGCATGGGAGAGTAGGGCGGGCAGTCCGTGGTTTTACAAGGCTTGGTACAAGAGTAGAAGTGGTGATATGTGCGGAAGAGATAATCCATGGCTGTCGGGAGAGGAGATGGCTGACATTATTAATGCTTGGGTAGTGGTTTATCAGAGAGGTGAAAGTGATGACCGGGTGACTCCAATTGGATCTTGTTGGGGAGGTAATCCGTATTCAATATCTGAGCTTAAGAGTAAGGGTGGGTATGGAAGAGTGACTGGGGTGAGTGTGACTTACCGAGATGATGGGGTGACTGACTCGGTTAATTTTCAGACGGATAAGGGATCGATATCAATTAAGGGAGAGGAGTTTTACAAGGCGTTTAACTTGAGGGCGCCGGGTAGGGTAGCGGTGAAGAGCGGTTTGTTTAATATTGAGAGTAAGTGA
- a CDS encoding pilin, with translation MNLVKLFIPQAHAAFTQGGDIVGPGSHQNISSATAGTSLETLISTLLGALTAIAGLGFLIYFVIGGINWITAGGDQQKHQKATKQLTDAAIGLIVVVVAYAIAGIVGTVLEVDILNPASLLGL, from the coding sequence ATGAATCTAGTCAAACTTTTCATCCCCCAAGCTCACGCTGCATTCACCCAAGGAGGTGATATTGTCGGCCCGGGATCTCATCAAAACATCAGCTCCGCTACTGCTGGCACCTCACTTGAAACCCTCATTAGCACTCTTCTTGGTGCACTCACTGCCATCGCTGGTTTAGGTTTCCTCATCTACTTCGTCATTGGCGGCATCAACTGGATCACCGCTGGTGGTGACCAACAAAAACATCAAAAGGCCACCAAACAGCTTACCGACGCCGCCATAGGCCTTATCGTCGTCGTCGTCGCCTACGCTATCGCCGGTATTGTTGGCACAGTCCTTGAAGTTGATATATTAAATCCAGCCAGCCTACTCGGCTTATAA
- a CDS encoding Mbov_0395 family pilin-like conjugal transfer protein, with translation MNIIKPVYAQTSDIDSQVTGFFAYSNVGDLVSTLVTTAIVVGALATLIYLIIGGINWITSAGDTQKVESAQKHLTNALIGLVILVAAYAIFTVVKAFLGIGDEI, from the coding sequence ATGAATATTATCAAACCCGTCTACGCTCAAACATCAGATATTGATAGCCAAGTCACCGGCTTCTTTGCTTATAGCAACGTTGGTGATCTTGTCAGCACCCTCGTCACCACTGCCATTGTCGTTGGTGCCCTTGCCACCCTTATCTATCTCATCATAGGTGGTATCAACTGGATCACCTCAGCCGGAGATACCCAAAAAGTCGAATCCGCTCAAAAACACCTCACCAACGCCCTTATTGGCCTAGTAATTCTCGTCGCTGCCTATGCCATTTTCACTGTCGTTAAAGCTTTTCTTGGTATCGGTGATGAAATCTGA
- a CDS encoding pilin encodes MKLLESLIKPVQAQSDLGVPEPDYAVSSIGNLLSGLVNAAIVIGALAAFLYLILGGLQWITAGGDKTKTEEAQKKITNAIIGLVIIAAAYAIITVVVQFLGIGEISSLSLPAIE; translated from the coding sequence ATGAAACTACTTGAATCGCTTATCAAACCAGTACAAGCCCAGTCCGATCTTGGTGTTCCCGAACCAGATTACGCTGTTAGTAGCATTGGCAACCTTCTCTCTGGTCTAGTTAACGCCGCTATCGTTATCGGCGCTCTCGCCGCCTTCCTCTATCTCATCCTTGGTGGCCTTCAATGGATCACCGCCGGTGGAGATAAAACCAAAACCGAAGAAGCTCAGAAAAAAATCACTAATGCCATTATCGGCTTAGTCATTATTGCTGCTGCCTATGCCATCATCACCGTCGTTGTCCAATTCCTTGGAATCGGTGAAATCAGCAGTCTTTCTCTTCCTGCCATCGAATAA
- a CDS encoding pilin: MKLNFTAHAQDWASIDPNCVAGPNNDVATIQGFKCIITNLLAIIAPIITLVAIGMIILGGAKMIAGADNPKAVDEAKKIITFAIIGVIGIAAAWIILVLIQEFTGAPVTQFQIITNP; this comes from the coding sequence ATGAAGCTAAACTTCACCGCTCATGCCCAAGACTGGGCTAGTATTGACCCAAACTGCGTTGCTGGACCCAACAACGATGTTGCCACCATCCAGGGCTTCAAATGTATCATCACTAATCTACTAGCTATCATCGCCCCCATCATCACCCTCGTCGCCATTGGCATGATCATCTTAGGCGGCGCCAAAATGATAGCAGGCGCAGATAACCCCAAAGCCGTTGACGAAGCCAAAAAAATCATCACCTTCGCCATCATTGGTGTCATTGGTATTGCTGCTGCCTGGATCATCCTCGTCCTCATTCAAGAATTTACCGGCGCTCCCGTCACCCAGTTCCAAATCATCACCAATCCTTAG
- a CDS encoding integrase core domain-containing protein — MKKVVSTSAFADSETARYRLRVITHYHRFGLAATLSAFPVKRSTLFLWQKTLKESRGKLSSLIPKTTRPKVFRQMNTHPLVLAEICRLRKTHYRLGKHKLYPLVKRYTDSLGLVAPKESTIGKIIKRNRLFYDQPTFGYHDPGRKQPQKKQKTRVNKAPKPETGGYVELDTIETIIDGIRRYTITAIDVKLKVVYAQTFTTKHARNALEVLKTIASVLPVSIHTVQTDNGSEFEGVFDQYCQQQKIKHCWTYPHSPKINGVVERFNRTIQEDCLDQYQDEMLDLKLINQRIKEYLTFYHHDRIHESLADQTPSQVIGYNINYQTPKSPICV; from the coding sequence ATGAAAAAAGTTGTTTCCACTTCAGCCTTTGCTGATTCTGAAACTGCCCGATATCGCTTGCGAGTCATCACCCACTACCATCGGTTTGGTTTGGCTGCCACTTTGTCTGCTTTTCCGGTTAAAAGAAGCACTTTGTTTCTTTGGCAGAAAACGTTAAAGGAAAGTAGAGGTAAATTGTCCTCCTTAATTCCCAAGACTACTCGCCCTAAAGTGTTTCGCCAGATGAACACCCATCCTCTGGTTCTAGCGGAAATCTGTAGGTTAAGAAAAACCCATTACCGCTTGGGTAAACACAAACTCTACCCTCTTGTTAAACGATATACCGATAGTTTAGGTCTTGTTGCTCCTAAGGAATCTACCATTGGCAAGATCATCAAACGGAATCGTCTCTTCTACGATCAACCCACCTTTGGTTACCATGATCCGGGGAGAAAGCAGCCTCAAAAGAAACAGAAAACGAGAGTAAACAAGGCTCCTAAACCAGAAACTGGAGGATATGTAGAGTTAGACACCATTGAAACCATTATTGATGGGATTAGGCGTTACACCATTACTGCTATTGATGTTAAGTTAAAGGTTGTCTACGCTCAAACCTTTACTACCAAACATGCCAGGAACGCTCTTGAGGTATTAAAGACCATTGCCAGTGTCCTACCGGTATCAATTCACACCGTCCAAACAGACAATGGTAGTGAGTTTGAAGGAGTCTTTGATCAATACTGCCAGCAACAAAAGATTAAGCATTGCTGGACCTATCCTCACTCTCCTAAGATCAACGGAGTAGTTGAGAGATTCAACCGAACGATCCAGGAAGATTGCCTTGATCAATATCAGGATGAAATGCTAGATCTTAAACTCATCAACCAGCGAATCAAAGAGTATCTTACCTTCTATCACCACGACCGAATCCATGAATCTTTAGCTGATCAAACCCCTTCACAAGTCATCGGTTACAATATCAATTACCAAACCCCGAAAAGTCCAATATGTGTGTAA
- a CDS encoding PrgI family protein, whose amino-acid sequence MPVQQHPIPQNVTSYQFRLVGDMTLKQFLQLAAGIVIGLVIYATPLPSFFKWPLISIIVGLGAAIAFVPVQGRPLDQWIVAFIRSIYAPTIYVWQKPNNQQPSLNQAPTSITQALQSSPPTSPSPTATQPQTSKIERPNLVPQIHTLTRATPPTPNPTPPPQPEPLIPTSQDIKKSAKNVFASPPKPIAVTPQSHQNTNHQSTQSSSKPAPTTSTATVSDTPAQPGTSASFSTDLPIPSTPQTPNTIVGMTLSPQGKILESVIVEILKNGQTIRATKSNKLGQFLFAKPLDDGIFQITADKDGFTFPRFDLKLDGQIIPPIKLQATGTK is encoded by the coding sequence ATGCCCGTCCAACAGCATCCCATCCCCCAAAACGTCACCAGCTATCAATTCCGCTTAGTTGGCGACATGACTCTCAAACAATTTCTCCAGCTAGCAGCTGGCATAGTCATTGGTCTAGTTATCTACGCCACCCCCCTTCCTTCCTTCTTCAAATGGCCTCTCATCTCTATCATTGTTGGCCTTGGTGCTGCCATTGCCTTTGTCCCTGTTCAGGGCCGACCCTTGGATCAATGGATTGTTGCCTTTATCCGCTCCATCTACGCTCCCACCATCTATGTCTGGCAAAAACCCAACAACCAACAACCATCTCTAAACCAAGCTCCCACCTCCATTACGCAGGCTCTACAATCCTCTCCCCCCACTAGTCCTTCCCCCACTGCCACTCAACCTCAAACCTCAAAAATCGAGCGCCCTAATTTAGTCCCTCAAATCCACACCTTAACCAGAGCTACTCCACCCACTCCCAACCCTACTCCACCACCCCAACCCGAACCCCTCATCCCCACTAGCCAAGATATCAAAAAATCAGCCAAAAACGTATTTGCTTCACCACCAAAACCAATTGCTGTCACTCCGCAATCTCATCAAAACACCAATCATCAATCAACTCAATCCTCTTCTAAGCCCGCTCCAACCACCTCTACCGCTACTGTTTCCGATACACCAGCTCAACCAGGAACCTCCGCTTCCTTCTCAACCGACCTCCCCATCCCCAGCACCCCTCAAACCCCCAACACTATCGTTGGCATGACTCTCTCCCCACAGGGTAAAATCCTGGAATCAGTCATTGTTGAGATCCTTAAAAACGGTCAGACCATCCGCGCCACCAAAAGCAACAAGCTCGGCCAGTTTCTCTTTGCCAAACCTCTTGATGACGGAATCTTCCAGATTACTGCCGACAAAGACGGTTTCACTTTTCCCCGCTTCGATCTTAAACTAGACGGTCAAATCATTCCCCCAATTAAACTCCAAGCCACAGGTACAAAATAA
- a CDS encoding VirB4-like conjugal transfer ATPase, CD1110 family, with the protein MAFLPFLTKKTPTPNSAPPPPNLATTPKASPLTPPLSQLDNQHTSPNQPQKPGGEVNIQDIIAPPSIEVDFSHLKIGSTYFRTIFIAGYPRYVSANWLSPLINFDHSIDVSMFIYPVEVKGTLEQLRRRIAEMEAEISADIERGRIPQASTQAQLEDANSLQEQLVKGIERFFQFSLYITISADSKKELDTVTSQVQSLLGSLIIVSKIASYSQVEAFKSTLPYCKDKLLVTRNMDTTALSTTFPFTSSELTDNKGVLFGINEHNESLVIFDRFSMENANMLILATSGAGKSYAVKIEIMRSLMFGTHVIIIDPENEYEMLCKAVGGNYIAFNVSSNHKINPFQLADPDNSSEDEMGYKYLYLNSLLKIMLGSMSADEDAILNQALVLAYQQKGITQDPLTHTKEPPRMEDLYKALIGMEEPEAISLSRRLEKYVKGALKGIFDQQSNVSIDSPITVFTLRELADEIRPIVMFMILDYIWTQIRKELKRRLLVVDEAWYLMRHEDSAKVLQGLVKRARKYYLGVSIISQNADDFLGSPYGKAIVTNSAIQFLMKQSPAAIDEVAQVFYLSQGERSLLLSANVGEGLFFAGQNHIALRVVGSPDEHALATSKPQDILARQQQAKKEQSLSSAL; encoded by the coding sequence ATGGCTTTCCTGCCCTTTTTAACCAAAAAAACACCCACCCCTAACTCTGCTCCACCACCACCCAACCTTGCTACCACACCCAAAGCCAGTCCGCTTACTCCACCACTGTCTCAACTAGACAATCAACACACCTCTCCAAATCAACCTCAAAAACCTGGTGGTGAAGTCAATATCCAAGATATCATCGCTCCTCCTTCAATTGAGGTCGATTTTTCTCACCTAAAAATTGGCTCAACCTACTTCCGTACCATTTTTATTGCCGGTTACCCCCGCTATGTCTCTGCCAACTGGCTTTCCCCCCTTATCAATTTCGATCACAGTATCGACGTCTCCATGTTCATCTATCCAGTCGAGGTCAAAGGCACTCTCGAACAACTCCGTCGTCGTATTGCTGAAATGGAGGCCGAGATATCAGCTGACATCGAACGCGGCCGCATCCCTCAAGCCTCAACCCAAGCCCAACTAGAAGATGCCAACTCCCTCCAAGAACAACTCGTCAAAGGTATCGAGCGCTTCTTCCAGTTCTCTCTCTATATCACCATTTCTGCAGACTCCAAAAAAGAACTAGACACCGTCACCAGCCAAGTCCAAAGCCTTCTCGGATCTTTAATCATAGTCAGTAAAATTGCCTCGTATTCTCAAGTTGAAGCCTTCAAATCCACCCTTCCATACTGTAAAGACAAGCTTCTTGTTACCCGCAATATGGACACAACCGCTCTCTCCACTACTTTCCCATTTACCAGCTCCGAACTCACCGACAATAAAGGCGTCCTTTTCGGAATCAACGAACACAACGAGTCACTCGTCATTTTTGATCGCTTCTCTATGGAAAACGCCAACATGCTCATTCTCGCCACTTCCGGGGCCGGCAAATCCTACGCCGTCAAAATCGAAATTATGCGCTCCCTCATGTTTGGCACTCATGTCATCATCATCGATCCAGAAAATGAATATGAAATGCTTTGTAAGGCCGTCGGCGGTAACTACATTGCTTTTAATGTCAGCAGCAATCATAAAATCAACCCCTTCCAACTAGCCGACCCAGACAACAGCTCTGAAGACGAGATGGGTTACAAATATCTCTATCTCAACTCTCTGCTCAAAATCATGCTCGGATCTATGTCGGCCGACGAAGACGCCATTTTAAACCAGGCTCTCGTCCTAGCGTACCAGCAAAAAGGCATCACCCAAGACCCACTCACTCACACTAAAGAACCTCCCCGCATGGAGGACCTTTACAAGGCCTTAATTGGTATGGAGGAGCCAGAAGCCATTTCTCTATCTCGCCGTCTTGAAAAATACGTTAAAGGGGCCCTTAAAGGCATCTTCGATCAACAAAGCAATGTCTCTATCGACTCACCCATCACTGTCTTTACTCTCCGCGAACTCGCCGACGAAATTCGCCCCATTGTCATGTTCATGATCCTGGACTACATCTGGACCCAAATCCGTAAAGAACTCAAGCGCCGTCTTCTAGTTGTCGACGAAGCCTGGTATCTCATGCGCCACGAAGACTCTGCCAAAGTCCTTCAGGGTTTGGTCAAGCGCGCTCGCAAATACTACCTTGGCGTCTCCATCATTTCCCAAAACGCCGATGACTTTTTAGGCTCTCCCTATGGCAAAGCCATTGTCACCAACTCGGCCATTCAGTTTTTAATGAAACAATCGCCTGCCGCCATCGACGAAGTTGCCCAAGTCTTCTATCTCTCCCAAGGAGAACGCTCCCTCCTCCTTTCAGCCAATGTCGGAGAAGGCCTCTTCTTTGCAGGCCAAAACCATATTGCTCTCAGAGTTGTCGGTTCTCCCGATGAACACGCTCTTGCCACCAGTAAACCTCAAGACATCCTCGCCCGCCAACAGCAGGCCAAGAAGGAACAATCTCTTTCCTCTGCCCTCTAA
- a CDS encoding M23 family metallopeptidase encodes MESHKIHELTQELRLLRTLPQSPDVLDQINSIYEQLSSLGINPQSVITNLEHEALLQSHSGADVDLLALLTGQQNLLTEKLNLDKSKLTDKQIAIIELLVERRRRQILRDKFQAKLDQQKQLRSQLSSALSGKPETDPSRTNTQDATTLIERKQLTTNTTLSSDQTKQAVAQLSSDLVTLSALTPSLPHATPDFDEEISPQPLSPLGIALITELAFAKVAGPSYSSPSTELETIIDQIVRPATETDYQITITNSDQDQLTYDHTGYVVVQDQSLTEAITQPAILQTLTTLSIPPEHNPLVADLASSAYRDAPEQDPLITDAIPKHQISNTYATVSILTNQTLSRQLNQATGIKSNQAETLIISEIGQQPVRSFQDLSSIGHSIHPSPYAAAAAAVSTSFPQQNTLSPELARLLGRGISSDQIIATAQSALNKRGAKFSPDQRRLLSQLVSQARSVSKPLETDLLASAKPRLFGARVPRYIERFNSYLNGSRNKFLSAFSGRYARFFQAATNPMGFASSQLGTYAGKRIASHLAGKLSSTALKEGFGIMANQGFKQGINFLSQEAAKKVGAKLLSNAAVHALAQSLNVIPGLGIIVDIALTLAMAAIDKIKNSLHQLAISLYGSKIDAKEAAAGGAAFIGGAIVSGIALVGLGAQAALAATFTAAASAFATLFFAAAAAIIIYLSAFNIAPIISTIAQLDSGLGTSGYGSNLNVDYGEYTGPVIPGCHPIWPTNTGEIIQGPYGSFSHKTIEAIDVDAQTGEPVYSISDGEVIAAGWAISEPVYGNWVIIQSTIQGRTYRVLYGHLSTWNVETGQQVSTGDPIGAVGATSSVGLYQNSHLHLEYRGLVYNECPAAGQQIRNGCYGFASCGSIAW; translated from the coding sequence ATGGAAAGCCATAAAATCCACGAACTTACCCAAGAACTTCGCCTTTTACGGACTCTTCCTCAAAGTCCAGACGTTCTCGACCAAATCAACTCTATCTACGAGCAACTATCTAGCCTTGGTATCAATCCACAATCCGTTATCACCAATCTTGAACATGAAGCACTTCTACAATCCCATAGCGGCGCTGATGTCGACCTCCTCGCTCTCCTTACTGGCCAGCAGAATCTTCTCACTGAAAAACTCAATCTCGACAAAAGCAAGCTTACTGATAAACAGATAGCCATCATCGAACTTTTAGTGGAACGCCGCCGTCGCCAAATCTTACGCGACAAATTTCAAGCCAAACTTGATCAGCAAAAACAATTAAGGTCCCAGCTTTCTTCTGCTCTATCAGGCAAACCAGAAACTGACCCCAGCCGCACTAATACACAAGACGCCACCACTCTGATTGAGCGTAAACAGCTCACCACCAACACCACTCTTTCTTCCGATCAAACAAAGCAAGCTGTTGCCCAACTTTCTTCCGACTTAGTCACTCTCAGCGCCCTCACACCATCTCTACCCCACGCAACCCCCGACTTCGACGAAGAAATCAGTCCTCAACCACTATCCCCCCTTGGTATTGCTCTCATCACAGAACTTGCTTTCGCTAAAGTCGCCGGACCATCCTACTCATCACCTAGTACAGAACTAGAAACAATCATTGATCAAATCGTTCGACCAGCTACTGAAACAGATTATCAAATCACCATTACTAATTCAGACCAAGATCAACTCACCTACGACCACACTGGATACGTAGTTGTTCAAGATCAATCTCTAACCGAAGCAATCACCCAACCAGCTATCCTGCAAACACTCACCACCCTTTCCATACCACCCGAGCACAACCCACTAGTTGCCGACCTAGCCTCATCAGCTTATCGAGATGCTCCCGAACAAGATCCTCTCATCACCGATGCTATTCCCAAGCACCAAATAAGTAATACATATGCCACTGTCAGTATTCTCACCAATCAAACACTCTCACGCCAACTCAATCAAGCCACTGGTATCAAATCCAACCAAGCTGAAACTCTTATCATCTCAGAAATAGGCCAACAACCTGTCAGGTCCTTCCAAGATTTGTCGAGTATTGGCCACTCTATTCATCCCTCACCCTACGCTGCTGCCGCTGCCGCCGTCTCTACCTCTTTCCCTCAACAAAACACTCTCAGTCCAGAACTAGCCCGGCTTCTAGGTAGAGGTATCTCCTCAGATCAAATAATTGCCACTGCTCAATCAGCTCTTAATAAACGTGGTGCCAAATTCTCCCCCGATCAAAGACGCCTTCTCTCCCAACTTGTAAGCCAGGCTCGTTCTGTCAGTAAACCTTTAGAGACAGATTTGCTCGCCTCAGCCAAACCTCGACTCTTTGGCGCCAGGGTTCCGCGCTACATCGAACGCTTTAATTCATATCTTAACGGCTCTAGAAACAAATTCCTGTCTGCTTTCTCAGGTAGATATGCTCGTTTTTTCCAAGCCGCTACCAATCCTATGGGTTTCGCCTCCAGTCAACTTGGAACCTACGCTGGCAAGCGCATCGCCAGCCACCTAGCCGGCAAACTTAGCTCCACCGCTCTTAAAGAAGGTTTTGGCATCATGGCCAATCAAGGCTTTAAACAGGGTATCAACTTCTTAAGCCAAGAAGCGGCCAAAAAAGTTGGTGCCAAGTTACTCTCAAACGCCGCCGTTCACGCCCTCGCTCAATCATTAAACGTCATTCCAGGACTAGGTATCATCGTCGACATTGCCCTCACTCTGGCTATGGCTGCTATCGATAAAATCAAAAACTCTCTTCACCAACTAGCCATCTCTCTCTATGGCAGTAAAATCGACGCTAAAGAAGCTGCTGCCGGAGGAGCCGCCTTTATTGGTGGAGCGATTGTCTCAGGAATCGCCCTTGTTGGTCTCGGTGCCCAAGCAGCTCTAGCTGCCACCTTTACCGCTGCTGCCTCCGCTTTCGCAACTCTCTTTTTTGCTGCTGCTGCTGCCATCATTATTTACTTAAGTGCTTTTAACATAGCTCCCATTATTTCCACCATCGCTCAACTAGACTCAGGCCTGGGTACTTCCGGTTATGGTTCCAATCTCAATGTTGACTACGGCGAATACACTGGCCCAGTCATCCCAGGATGCCATCCAATCTGGCCAACCAATACTGGAGAAATTATTCAAGGCCCGTATGGATCCTTCTCACACAAAACCATCGAGGCCATCGATGTCGATGCTCAAACCGGCGAACCAGTTTACTCAATCTCAGACGGGGAAGTTATTGCTGCTGGCTGGGCTATCTCAGAACCTGTTTACGGCAACTGGGTTATCATTCAGTCTACCATTCAAGGTAGAACCTATCGCGTTTTATACGGCCACTTATCAACTTGGAATGTAGAAACTGGACAGCAAGTATCTACCGGCGACCCTATTGGAGCTGTAGGTGCTACCAGCTCTGTTGGACTTTATCAAAACTCCCACCTACATCTTGAGTATCGCGGGCTAGTCTATAACGAATGTCCGGCAGCTGGTCAACAAATTCGCAATGGTTGCTATGGCTTTGCATCCTGTGGAAGCATAGCTTGGTAA